The Streptomyces sp. NBC_01268 genome window below encodes:
- a CDS encoding chlorinating enzyme has product MTTEAKKTFALSEEELAQFHRQGFIGPFTLYTPEEMKAQWRKTRLQLLDRSDAVYPDDALAGATNISNYDRHLDNDFLASHIGRAEIVDRVNSILGPDVICWRTEFFPKHPGDEGTDWHQADTFANASGTPQILWPDNSDFGGTITVWSAFTEAAVENGCLQFIPGTHESMNYDETKRMHYDPNSINSVDKDGVRRGFFGYDYRQLQKDPNWTPDEDQAVSQVMRPGQFIIFWSTLMHASHPHEGKTNEMRMGFASRYVPSTVTVYPDSEHIEEYGGRISLERYGSVLVSGENNNADNRMVTETTRGKKF; this is encoded by the coding sequence ATGACCACCGAAGCCAAGAAGACGTTCGCCCTCTCCGAGGAGGAGCTCGCGCAGTTCCACCGGCAGGGCTTCATCGGCCCGTTCACGCTCTACACGCCGGAGGAGATGAAGGCGCAGTGGCGCAAGACCCGGCTCCAGCTGCTGGACCGCAGCGACGCCGTGTACCCGGACGACGCGCTGGCCGGCGCCACCAACATCTCCAACTACGACCGTCACCTCGACAACGACTTCCTCGCCTCCCACATCGGGCGGGCCGAGATCGTCGACCGGGTGAACTCCATCCTGGGCCCGGACGTCATCTGCTGGCGCACCGAGTTCTTCCCGAAGCACCCGGGTGACGAGGGCACCGACTGGCACCAGGCGGACACCTTCGCCAACGCCTCGGGCACCCCGCAGATCCTGTGGCCGGACAACTCCGACTTCGGCGGCACCATCACCGTCTGGTCGGCGTTCACCGAGGCCGCCGTCGAGAACGGCTGCCTGCAGTTCATCCCCGGCACGCACGAGTCGATGAACTACGACGAGACCAAGCGGATGCACTACGACCCGAACTCGATCAACTCGGTCGACAAGGACGGCGTCCGCCGCGGCTTCTTCGGCTACGACTACCGCCAGCTCCAGAAGGACCCGAACTGGACGCCGGACGAGGACCAGGCCGTCTCGCAGGTCATGCGGCCGGGCCAGTTCATCATCTTCTGGTCGACGCTGATGCACGCCTCGCACCCGCACGAGGGCAAGACCAACGAGATGCGGATGGGCTTCGCCTCCCGCTACGTGCCGTCCACGGTCACGGTCTACCCGGACAGCGAGCACATCGAGGAGTACGGCGGCCGGATCAGCCTGGAGCGCTACGGCTCCGTCCTGGTCAGCGGAGAGAACAACAACGCCGACAACCGCATGGTCACGGAGACCACCCGGGGGAAGAAGTTCTGA
- a CDS encoding alpha/beta fold hydrolase, translated as MTTKTLSVVEVLELCQPLLAASSKTLRVFPAGERATEEYSAAEAARCNEVLAAVGDAYGLVVPWFEATAPQQPSALEVALSTYVDLELGSWRPVAESSGQPEDLAAGPSGLAALPGRRRIEAAGVPAFEAFSAGPAGEEAIVLILPSGVPATLFRPWLEELSSGPDGRLVVTYENPYLFGDWRGLDTPAGDFDEETALMGALLTEYGITRAHLVGICGGAPVGVAAAAAFGDRVETLTVLHPDLNFGAGVMRTPFQKQFQSVLATAAAGVERARSTLSLFLDPNMLFGVEPRLAPFILYPYGDVELFHRYAKQNYALMAYDANEAARAITQRVLIATSSTDRMTHPDTARHFGDLVRGEARVEERESGTHHDILIPDPEVYTMLREFIGGGA; from the coding sequence ATGACCACCAAGACCCTGAGCGTGGTCGAGGTCCTCGAACTGTGCCAGCCGCTGCTCGCCGCGTCGTCGAAGACCCTGCGGGTCTTCCCGGCCGGCGAGCGGGCCACGGAGGAGTACTCCGCGGCCGAGGCGGCCCGGTGCAACGAGGTCCTGGCCGCCGTCGGCGACGCGTACGGCCTGGTCGTCCCGTGGTTCGAGGCCACCGCACCCCAGCAGCCGTCCGCCCTGGAGGTCGCCCTCAGCACCTATGTCGACCTGGAGCTGGGCAGCTGGCGTCCCGTCGCCGAGAGCTCGGGGCAACCGGAGGACCTCGCGGCGGGCCCGTCCGGACTCGCCGCCCTCCCGGGCCGGCGCCGGATCGAGGCCGCGGGCGTACCCGCCTTCGAGGCCTTCTCCGCGGGACCGGCCGGCGAGGAGGCGATCGTCCTGATCCTGCCCTCCGGCGTGCCGGCCACGCTGTTCCGGCCCTGGCTGGAGGAGCTGTCCTCGGGACCCGACGGCCGGCTCGTCGTCACCTACGAGAACCCGTACCTGTTCGGCGACTGGCGCGGCCTCGACACCCCGGCGGGCGACTTCGACGAGGAGACCGCCCTGATGGGCGCGCTGCTCACGGAGTACGGGATCACCCGGGCCCACCTGGTCGGGATCTGCGGCGGGGCGCCGGTCGGCGTCGCCGCGGCCGCCGCGTTCGGCGACCGGGTGGAGACCCTCACGGTGCTCCACCCCGACCTGAACTTCGGCGCGGGCGTCATGCGCACCCCGTTCCAGAAGCAGTTCCAGAGCGTGCTCGCCACCGCCGCGGCCGGCGTCGAGCGGGCCCGGAGCACGCTGAGCCTCTTCCTCGACCCCAACATGCTGTTCGGCGTGGAGCCGCGGCTGGCGCCGTTCATCCTCTACCCGTACGGGGACGTGGAGCTGTTCCACCGGTACGCGAAGCAGAACTACGCGCTCATGGCGTACGACGCGAACGAGGCGGCCCGGGCGATCACCCAGCGGGTGCTCATCGCCACGAGCAGCACGGACCGGATGACCCACCCCGACACGGCCCGCCACTTCGGCGACCTGGTGCGGGGCGAGGCCCGGGTCGAGGAGCGGGAGTCGGGGACCCACCACGACATCCTGATCCCGGACCCCGAGGTCTACACGATGCTGCGGGAGTTCATCGGCGGTGGCGCGTGA